Genomic DNA from Canis aureus isolate CA01 chromosome 32, VMU_Caureus_v.1.0, whole genome shotgun sequence:
gaagccccctccctcccagccacccACACCAATCCCATCCTTCCCTGTCCAGCTAGTCCCTATCACTTCCATCCAGTGCAGCTGGCCTGAGACAGATCCCTTTGGGCTGGTACTCTAACCTCCACACAAAgaccaggaccctgggaaagCTTGGGGGTTCCTCCTCCCCTTCATTGCCTCTTCCCATCCCTGGCTGCATGGACCACTCTTGACTGCACACCTCCTAAAGGCAATGTAAAGGCCTGGGGCCACCCCTTCCCTCCTATGTAGGGTGTGAGCAagtgtgtttgagtgtgtgtgtgtatgaaggaTTCAGCTCTTACACACCTGCTTAATGACTTGCACCACCTCCTGGATGTGGGAGTTGTTAATCTCTCTCTTCAGCCTGTTGGGGTGATCAGAGTTTCAGAGAGGGCAGGAGGCCCCTATAAAGGGTTGGGTAAGACCAGGTCTCTTCAGGGTGTAGACAAAATGAGAACTCCACCATAGGGGTAGAATCAGCTAGCCGGGATAAATCATAAGGAACCAAGGAGGAGGTGAGGGGCTACTGGGAGCTCCAGGGGCTGTCTGAGGAGAGGGACTCCTCACTAAAACACACTGTCCTTCACGGCAGGCAGGGGGGAAGCTGGTGTCCCAAGGTTtcacctctctgtgtgtatgactTGTTTTCCCTGAAATTCTCCTCTCTGCTCAAAGGGTGATGGCTTCTGTGTTTTCCCAAAGGACACtctgatcagaggcaacagaaaTGGGATTAACTTTCCAGAGCCAGGGGACAGGCACATCTCTGGAAAGTGAGTCAGGATCCACTTGCAGGGAGGTCCCTTCCCACCTGGAATGGTCCCTGCTCAGACCCACCCTTCAGTCTGAGTCCTGGGCCTCCCTCCAGGGCTCACCTTTCCTGAGCCATCTTGTCTGAGGTGACTTTGACCATGGCCTGAATCCGCTCCAGCCTCTTGGCTTCCagctttttctttatctctttagtGTCACTGCAGAGAGACAGGTATCAGGAAGATGTTCTGTGGGGCCGGAGCCCTCCTGGGAGGTGAGAGTCAGGCATGGGTGGGAGGCAATGGTCCGTACGTCTCCAAGGTCTCCTTGAGGGTCTTCAGctctgcagcctgcttctctctggccAGCTCCATCATCTTGGCGAtttgctgtggggtgggggtgggggtgggggtgggggtgggggtgcaagtGCAGGGACAGACTTAGCTGGAGAAGCCCTTTGCCCAGAGTTtgccggggaggggggagggccgTTGGCTGGGTTGGGGTCCCcgggggtcccccccccccccccgcacctcaGCCACGTGCTGCTCCTTGCGCTTCAGGATGCACTCGTACTGCTCCTCGCCCTGCTGCAGCAACTCCAGCTCCAGCCGGTCCTTCAGCTCGCGCGCACGCGCGTCCGCGCCCTCGGGGCCCTCGCGGTCCTCCTGGGGCGCGGCCCCGGCGGCCTCGTCGCAGGGCGAAGTCCTGCGGAGGCCACGTGCGGGCAGGCGCTGagcccccggccccccccgcccgcgccgcggAGGGCCCGCCGCCCGTACCTCTTCTTGCGGGAGCCCTTCCCGGGGCCGAGCCTgcggcccccgcagccccccgcgccCGGCGGCCCCAGCCCGGCCAGCTGCGCCGCGCCCCTCTGCAGCAGCTCCTCCCGGCGCCGCGCGCCGCGCCGCTCCAGGTCCCGCAGCTCCTTCTCGTGCCGCCGCTGCAGCTTCACGACGCCCTTCAGCTCCTGCAGCTCCTCCGGGCTGGCGGTCTGCGGCTCTGCGGaggccggagccggagccggagccggggtGAGGTGCGCCGCCGCCAAGGAGCCCCCCAGGAGGCCCGGACCCTCCCCGGGCTCCTTCCCAAGATCCCTCGGACTCGCCAGGCCTTACCCGCAGCTTCTTTGGCGGCCTCCTCCCCGGCCCTGGCCCGGGCTGCTGCAAGAGCCACAGGGTGGGCTGACAGGTGCCcggaggtgggtgtggggggggcgGTTGGGGTGCCGGGTTCTGGCcggctcctccccgccccctgggGAGGTGGCACTACGGGCCCCCTGCAGCACACTTTCCCAGCGCTAAGGCTTCCTGCAAAGTCACTCCCATCCCAGGTGAAAGTCTGTTCTGGGGAGACGGTCCTGTGGGTACCACTGGAAAGGTCGAGGCCCTTCCAGTCCGTGGGAGGACCCTGTAGTGCATACCTGCAGATCCGTTGCTCACTGGGGCCAATGGCCCATTGACCTGGCCGGCAACTGGACTCCCAGGGGGGAAGGGTTTCTGTGTAGGGAGAGCGGATTAGGAACAAGGCTCCAAGGGCTCTGTCCCGGTCTGGTCTCTCAGCCTAggtccctgccccctccctcatcTTCCCTCTGAGAGGGCAGAGCTACTGGACCAGGTAACACAGACCTCAGGCAGAGCTCCCATGGCTTCCTTGAGCTTCATAGACTTCTTATCGTGGGCACTGAAGAACTTGATGGGATTGGCAAGAGCCACGGTGAGATCTGGGTGCATAGGGGCATCACAGGGCCTGGTATGTCCCGTGCCAGGAAGCCTCCCCCATCCTCATCTATTGCAGGATACGCTGTCCTGCCCCACTCTGGGGGCTGGCttccagagagagagggggaatggACCTGGGTTCCCAGGTCCCAGCATACTGTGGGCCACCTACCTGCCCAGGTGTCAGGTACATAGTCCTTCATCTCCAAGAAGACAAAAAGCGCAGGCATGGTAAGGGGCATGTTGCTCTCGCTGTGCAGGCACAGATGGTGGTAGCCTGTTGGGCATAACAGGTGGGCAGTAAGCCATGCCTGTCGCCACCCAGTACTGCACAAGAGCAGCCTGGTACTTAAGACCTTTGACTTTGGAATCTGAGAGGCCAGAGTCTGAGTCTGGTTCTGCACCTTcctggttgtgtgaccttgggcagtttACTTTAAATCTCTGAGATTTTCCTTAGCTGTGAAATGAAGTGAATGGGGTCTACCTCATATGGTTATTGTTAGGATTAACTGAGAATGTGTTATAAGCCCATCACTCATTTTAAGTGCCCAGTTTATCAGTTACGTGGGAAATTGCCCCAGTAGTTCCAGAAAATTACAGACATTCTCTTAGGTGGGCAGAGGCCCTACCTCTGTCAGTTTCCTATTCTTGCCACACTCCATAGGCTAACATGAGAGGGTTAGGTAAGCTCTCAGGGCCACCTCCCTAAAGCTGCTCTACCCTCTGGACAGCCTCCTAACACTGACCTTCATCTCAGATCAGCTAGCAACAGCACAGAACGACTCCATCCTTACCAGAATTCAGGGCATTAATGGGGATGATGCGGTGTCCAAGAAATTTGTTGCCTTCCTCCATTACAGCCACCCTGAGAGAGGCCAGCTCAGGCATCAAGATCTAGGGAGAGTTCGGGACAGGACAAGCTGGGACGGGGAGAGGGTGACCAAGCTACCCACCTCCCTGGCTTCAGAAGTCTTAGCATCAGTGTGAAAACGTGGCAAGTGTTACCAGATTTGGTGAGGACAGAGGGCACACTCTAGGCCACACACATAGGCATCCTCTTAGCTCATGCCTTGGCTGGTCCACACGGGAGAGAAGGGTTGGCTATGCAGCCCAGGGCTCGGGGGTCCTGGTGCAGACAGCCCTTGACAGCCTTACCAATGAGTATCCAGTCAGGGCAAAAGACCTTCTGGACTGGGACTCTGTACCCTAAACTGGGTGTTCCATAGGACTCTGTACCCTGGACTGGGAGTTCACATTTCTACTTTTCGTCTTAAGATGAACACACATGCACGtttgcatgtacacacatatacacggaTGCACACATAAAACTTGCTCTCCAAGTAAATTTCTACAAATGTGGATTTTGGACTCTTAAAAATCAGAAGggtagagagaggaggaggatcAAGGAAGTCCCTTTCTTTAGTTCCTCTTTTCTGTGAGTAGAGGCCAAGAAGTAGGGACGGACCGGACCgtagcccctgccctgccctagcTTCCCACCTTCTCAAAGACAAAAGGCTCTTCCTTCCAGACAGGATTGATGGAGTTGGCACTGGGTGACAGCCTGGTGCGATAGCGCCTCTTGGGGTCCCCAGGAAGGCCAAAGAGTTCCACTTCCACATAGGTGCGCACACTGCGTTCAGACAGGAACTGCCCAGAGATCACCTGGGGGTGGGGACCCATGGGAGGCTGGCATCAGCTCTCCCACCCAAGCTCTTCCCTCCCACCTGGAGCCTCTAGCTCCTGTAGCTGAAGCATCCATTCTTGGGTACTATGGAGAGCCCCATCCAGCTGAGGCTGTGTGGCGCAGGGGTTACAGCTAAGCCCTTGGCCACTGGGTGCTTCCAGCATTCAGGGAAGAGGTGTGGGCCTCCCCACCTCACTCCCTAAGCAAAGAAGGAATAgagccctcccctctcctcccctcccctcccctaggGCCTGGGGCTCCTGCAGGCCCCTCACTGCCtattcttctcccctcccccaccccagcctcagcCCTTCCCCTTGGTTTCCATGGGGACCAAGAGGCAGCCTCCAGTGCCGAGGAGGAGGCAGTTTCCAAGGCAACTTGCTACTGCACGAACTGACTTGGGCTGAAGTTTTCAGGATATcaggggagggggttgggagtGCGGGAGTAGAGcgcctgtgtctctctcctcaCGACCCCAGCCCTCGCAGCCACTTGTCCACCCCAGGGCCTTGCCGTAATGGACAGGGTGGTGGCTACCACCACGTCAATGCGATCCACCGAGAAGGGGTTGAACTGCTTGTCTGGGCGGCGCATGAACTCATGCTTGAGGAGGTAACCACTCTGCCCATTGAACTCGAACAGCGCCATGTTCTGCTGCATGGGCAGGTCTGGAGGGACAAGAGCACACAGTGAGGACGGTGCAGCCCCAGGTCTGCACCCGGCCTCTATTTCCCACACCCCTCAGCCTCTCCTGTCTTGTGAATGGGGAGCTCGGCTGGACTGTGAGGATGACGATCTCTCATGACCCAGCCTCCTTCCAGAGGGTGTCTCATCTCTCAGGAAGGCTCTGCAACCTGGAGTTAGTGGGAGCTAAGCCACAACTGGGCCAGGATCACAGAGGGGGTTGAGGCTGGGGTTCCCACAGGCCCATTCCGGCAAAGCAGCCAGAACCCAAGCCAGCACACTGGCGTCTTCACGTGCATACTGGTGCACGTGCAGTCGTATGGGCATGAGCTAATGCATTTATATCCCTAACCGCTCACATGCCCACACGGGCTCCCACAGCCTAGAGGAACATCAGGACACCGGTCTGCTCTAAAgacaaccccccaccccaggaatgAGGTGaaggtgggagaggcagggcgCAGGGGAAGGTTCTTAGGGGCCTAGGAGTACCCTCACCCATAGTCTGGAAGTTGAGGGCAACCATCTGGCAACCAGCATTCCAGAACATCTGGGGCATGTAGTTGGAGGAGTCCATGCGGGTGCCCTTAGGGTAAATGCGGCTCATCTGGCGCTTGTTGTAGCTGCTCCAGAGTTTAGGAGCTGGCCCAAGGCCACCCACACCAGGAGGACCCCATAGCTCCCTCTGTGAGCCCTGTCCCCAGGccttccccatccctccaccccatccGGGACCCTGGCTATGGAGGCCTCAAGGATACTCCACAAACTTCACTGAGGCCTTGGAGAGCAGGTCATAAGCCTTGAGCTCTGTGAAGGACGAGATGACATAACTTCGGTTCTTCTCTGTGTGGGCGAGAAAAGGCAGAGGGTCCACGTCAGGCTGGCCGCCCTCCCTCTGGGGAGGCTCCCTCCAGAACGGCGATCCCTCCAACCTAGCACTTCCACTGAGGCTCAAGGGTGTAAGGGGCCAAGCTGGTGTGCAGATCTGTGTGAGTCATGGCATGCTGGGAGGTCAGGGTCTGTGCAGGAGACATGCCCAGGGATGGGCCATGTGCCACGGtcctggagagggagggacacaTGCCCTGGATGGCACAGAGGAAAGGAGCCCAGGGCGTTAGGAACACACTGTAATATgcagagagtgagcacatgagcTATGGCTGAACatgaggggtgggggtagggctgGGAGGTAGACACGGAGTCAGAGAGGCCATGGGTGGGCACAGGTGGGGCTGCGGACTGTGGGTGCAGGGATGAGGAGTCAGTGTTGTAGAGGTATACGCTGCACAAGCATGTGTAGGAAGCGGTATTCACATTGGGAGGGGCACGCACAGATGGGAAGAGcgcagtgtgtgtgtgtcaggaggTGAAGGTCAGTAGCATGGCTGTGTACAGAAAGGGAAGGGTGCAAGGGGCAGATGTGCACTGACCAGTTTTCTCTGCCTGTTGCCCTTCCCAGGAGTTCTCATGCCCAGCGGGGCCGGGGCTCCTGGGCTTGGACCAACCCAAGACACCATTCAGCTCTGGGAGCCACAGAACCTGTAGGAGGCTACAGGAGCCCCAGGCCAACAGGGCTGAGATGGCCTGGCATAAGTGGCCGAGCTGTCACCGACACAGTCCAGAGCATTCTGGTTGGTGCCAAGTTCCTCAGTACAGCACCGGGAACCTGGGAGCCACTGCCACTTAAGCCCTTTGCCTGACTCCTGTGCCGGCTATTTATAGATAGGGCCCAGAGGCCAAGGAAGGGGGGACCCCCTcctccttgccccccccccccccatcaagcTGCTCAGCTGTCAGGACATAGTTCTTAAGGGCCTTCTCCCGAATCGAGCACAACTGCCAGCTTACAACATTCCCCCACCCCGAGCTCACTCACGGGCAGAGAGCTCGAAGGAGATGAATTTGGTGGGTTGGATGTAATTCACGAGGCTGGACATCTCCTCGTAGGCTGTCACCTCCAGGCCCGCCGTGccctggagaggagaggggagggcagtACAGAACCCAGGGAGGTGGCCCACACCCGCGCCTGGGGGCTCTGCAGTGGAGACAGCAGAAGGGGCTTGGGGCTGCCTACACACCTCATCCGACTGCATCTTCTTGATCTCTTCCTCATCCAGGTTTCccgactcctcctcctcctcttcctccacctcttcctcctccagctctTCCCCTTCCTCACCAGGCCACACTGCCACACACATTCCATCAGTGCTGGGACTGGGGCCCCTACACATCCCCTCTGGGCCcagcccctctctccccctctaggTGCTCCCCGACTGTGACCCTTCCCCTCCCAGGCTGACTCACCTGTGCCCTCACCCACAGAGGCATTAGGTGGGCAGTTGCCCTCAGCGTCCCCACCGGATTCCTTGCTGGGGGCTGCTGGGCCAGAAAACTGGTTCTTTTTGTTCTTGATGAGGATCTTGCCTCGGAGATCCTCAGGGCTaggcagagggatgcctggtttcagctgtgggagagaggagagggtcaGGACCATGTCCACACCTTCAGGGTGAAGCCTCAGCTCCTTCACACTGAGCTAGGCTCCATCTGACCTGCACGCTTCTTCAGCCTCACCTCCCACGAGTCTTCCCATCATGTGCTGCGCTCCTGCCCGACCCAAGTTATCCAGTTTCTCAGACAACACTCATCTCCCTCACCTGCCTAGAATGCCCTTTCCCTACTCTCACCAAGATAAATACGGTTTCCCCTCAGATTTCAGCTTGTCACCCCTTCCTCCAGGAATCCTTCTCTGATCCCCAAGTACTCCCATAGAAGCCACTGATTGCAATGGCCCGGTTACTTGTCTGTCTCTCCACTAAAAGTAAGCAACCTTTTGGGGGGCTGGGACTGTGTCCTTGTCATTAATATACCCCCAAAGGCCAGCATAGTGTCTGACACATGGTAAATAATAGGATCCTGGCCCCACAGTCCTCCCAGGTAAATCCCAACATCCTCAGGGACATCTGCCTCCTTAACTTGGCTCCCACATGGCTCCAGGCCCCCAGCCTGCAGGCCCAGATGTGCCACATCAAAGTCCACTCACTGGGAACTTTTCCAAGGGCTCTGTGAGCAGCATATCCCCAAACATCATCCGGCAGTACTCAGCCATCTTGGCCTGTTGGCGGGGTCTGTAGGGAGCAGGAGTGGGGTAGGATCCAGCAGCTCCACCCCCCTCTTGTCCATCCTTTTGGGCCCCTGACCTGGGTCAGGGACATAGGCAGGAGGACCTGGGGTGCCCAGGAGCTTGTGTCGAGACccaagagagagccagagggcaTGACTACAatcagggagggcagggggagggcagctggaagcaggaggtgggggcagaggggagaatgAGGCTGAACAGGTGTGATACGCACGAGTCCACATGGTTTTCAAATGACAGGATGACAGGATAGGGGGAGGTCTTAAAGGCACTTTCTGCAATGGCTTCAATGGCTTCCTGGAAAAGAAGGGGGTCCCAGGTGGAGAGATCCAACATTTCTCACCCTGCCCTCAGGGGTTCCCCTCTCTACTccccaatttcatttatttatttttttaatttttatttatttatgatagtcacacagagagagagaggcagagacacaggcagagggagaagcaggctccatgcagggagcccaacgtgggattcgatcccgggtctccaggatcgcgccctgggccaaaggcaggcgccaaaccgctgcgccacccagggatccctactcccCAATTTCAATACACATAGAACTGGAGGGCCACTGTTACTGCTGTCTCCTCTGGTCCCCTCTAGTCCCCTCACTGGTCTGAGGCCTCCAACCATCCCTCCTTTCTGTTTCACCCGCTCCCCCAatccctgagcccagggccctgACATAGTGCCACTGCCACCAGCTTCCACACACCCAGTCTTACCTTGAAATAGATGTCTGTGGTCATGGTGAAGCCATGGGTGATGATGGGCTCCTCGTCAGGGGGCTTGCCCTTCCAGCAGTCCAGCTCCACACAGCGGCAGCCAGCCAGCAGCACCTGGCGGTACATCTCCGCCGAGGAGAGGCCAGAGAACTGGCCGGCTgagccagagaggaggggagaggcaggggcacgCTCAAAGCCAGTCCCGCTCGCCCCAGCCCGCTCCAACAGTCTGTCCTTCCACAGCCCCTGGGCAAGCCATGTGAGGGATGGAttcagggaggaggagcagccaCCAGAAGAGGAGAGGTCCCATTGAGGTCACCCTGGTCACCTGTCAGGTAGGTGTTGTGTGAGGAGTTGATGAAGTAATGGTTGAGTGGCTGTGTCATGTCGTGGTGGAGTAGCAGCTTGTCCTGGGACAGGACGCTGTTCTCTGGGCCGCACAGAAACCACACCATGCCCTCAGGTGATAGCTGGCCTGGGGAGCAAGGGACAGCTGTCAGGACCGCAGCCCCCGCAGAGTGAGTCAGGCCCATGGAGAGGAGGGGCTCCCCTAGTCCTCACCCCTCTGCACGTTGATGCCACTGGGTTCATACTTGTCGATGAGGCCCCGCACCTGGTCAGGCCGCGCAGGTGGAAACAGCAAGGAGTTGAGACGGGGGTCCCTCTGTTTCTGGTTGATGAATTTGGTCAGATGCTCCTTGGTCATGTAGGGTTTGGCCTTGGCATGGCTGCAGGCCAGAGAGGGAACAGGTCTATAGCTCCTGGGCTGGGGACCACGGACAACTGCCTTCTCCAGAGAAGCCATCTAATCCCCAGCATGGCAAGTGGGATTTTAGCCACTAGCCCTTCCCCATGCCCAGCCCAGCCGAGGAAGCTCACTAAGAAGTGAAGATCTCGTCTATTTCTGGCCGAGGACAGAGGTTCATGAGGAAACTCTTGTAGACAGATTCTGGGAAGTCCTCAGGATTGATGGCATCATTCTGGGGGGACAGAATGATCATTCCTGCACTCACCTTCTCAGCGCTAAGAACCTCCAAAGAGGCCCAGCCCTGTGCAAGGGAGCCTGTCAGAGGGAGGGCTCAGGGCAGGCAGAGCAGCATCAAGTATACTCCCGAGCACCCACTTTTCAACATGCTGGTTGCTGAGCAGAGCACATGCTTAGCTGGTTTGCCTCACGCCTGAACCTGGACACTGGCTTAGTCTGTTGGCTGGAGCAGGATTGGAACTAGGAATGaccagagcagggaggaggagaggttTGAAGCAAGCGGTGCTGCTGCCAGAGCAGTgggcttgcttgctttctttttctttctttctttctttctttctttctttctttctttctttctttcagtggcGGATAAATTTTCCAAAAGAGGCAACTTGAATAAAAACAATGCACCTAACAGCAGAGCCCCCAGATGAACAAGCTAAAACTGACAGAACCAAAGGGATAAATAGGCAATTCAACCCTAATAGCTACAGACCCTAAACAGCATAAGGAACAGCAACAAATaagataaactggacttcattcaaaaattaaaaacttttatgtttGAAGggtaccatcaagaaagtgaaaagataatccacaaaataaaggaaaatatttgcaaatcaaatatcCAGGAAGGGGCAATTCAACAGTAAAGAGGCAGATAACCCAAAGGAAAGACAGGCAggagatttgaatagacatttcttcaaagaagatatgcaaatgaccgataaacacatgaaaagatgctcaatctcattagtcatttgggaaataaatgcaaatcaaaaccacaatgagataccacttcactcCCATAGGATgagtccagttttattttatttttttaaagtttttttatttatttatgatagtcacagagagagagagagagagaggcagagacacaggcagagggagaagcaggctccatgcacggggagcccgacgtgggattcgatcctgggtctccaggatcgcgccctgggccaaaggcaggcgccaaaccggctgcaccactcagggatcccgagtccagttttaaaaagacagacaataacaagtgtcagTGAGGACACTGGAAACTTCGTACATTGCTGGGATGATTGTATAATGgtcagtcactttggaaaacagtttggcaattcctcaaaaattttaaatacagagtTGCCACATGACCTAAATAGTCTACCTCTAGGTGTagagaatgaaaacatatgtacaCAAGGCTTGTACACAAGGCTTGTAGTGGTATTATTCAAAatgccaaaaagtggaaacaacccagatgttaTTAGCTGATGGACACAGAAGCAAAAGGTGGTATACCTGAACATTGGGATATTACTCAACAGTAAAAAGGCGCAAAGTGCTAATAAGTGCTACAAAATGGAAGAACCTTGAAACCCTTATGCTAAATGACTGAAGCCTGATGTCAAaggtcacatattatatgatGTCCAGATTAGGCaactttatagaaatagaaactgCCAGTAGATTAGTGGTCTCCAGGGATTCTGTGCCTTTGTGTTCCATCCCAGAAAAACCCATTAAACGTCTTCCAGGATCATACTGAAGGTCAACATCAGTCTTTATCTGGAGCAGAGTCTGAACAAGAGAGCCAGATTGTACCTCCCTAAGACTGGGTCTTAGACCCATCTGCTCCAAGCAAAGATGGTTCAATGACTCCTCCTGGGACATAAGGAGAGCCAACAATGAGGATTTGGCCAGGGTGGGAGCTCAGGAGACAGGAGCCCATTCCTACCCTCTTTCCAGCCCCACACTTGCATTCCTGTGACTGATGGCATCAAGGAGTCACCAGCTCCGTTGAGCCGTGACTTGAGGGGGAGTAGTCTTCCCGGGGCCCATGTGAACAGGTGACCAATGAGGTCtgacttttatttacttattacatTACCAATTCTTATCAGGAGACAAAACTCCATGAGGTGCAGGTGGTGCCCTATAGGAAAGCTCTGGCCAAGGGGACGCAAGGGTCTGAGATCCACTCCCCTAGCCTGGCACAAACACTGGGCTTGGGGCTGCATCTACCCAGAGGGCTCCTTTTCGTGATCTGTATAAAGCCCCTTGCGGATGACCCTACATACAACTTCtcattaaaaattacttaatcaaaagaataaaataaaataaaaattacttaatcagggatgcctcggtggctcagtggttgagcgtctgccttcactcaggtcatgatcctggagacccgggatcaagtcccatatcgagctccttgcatggagcctgcttctccctctgcctgtgtctctgcctctgtgtgtgtgtgtctctcacgagtaaataaataaaatcttttaaaaaattacttaatcaGAGGGGGGAAAATCATGTTTTCATGTGTTGAGCTAAAGGCTATGTCCTGGCAGCTTCTACTCTTGGTCAGAGGCAACATCCCACACACGTTCTGCAGAACGAACCCCTTCCCCACATTTCAGATCCCTGGAGGTTGCCTCCATCCCTGCTGACCTTATCTTGCTCCTCTAGGCCAGAACATTCACTCTCAGCTTTCATTCCAAGACCACCACAATGAGCATGCACCCATCCTGGCTGCTTGCCCTAAACACAGTCCACCATCCACTGCCTCCCAGGGAGTAGAAGTAGGTGGTATAGACCAACCTGTTCTGGACTCAGGcacctcatccccacccccctggATCTATCTCTGTGCCTAGTATCAGAAACCAGTGCTCAAGGGTTAACTGGCTTTTTAGGCTGTTGGCCGTGCTGTGCTATCattcctgccccccgcccctaaCTGGGC
This window encodes:
- the PLCB2 gene encoding 1-phosphatidylinositol 4,5-bisphosphate phosphodiesterase beta-2 isoform X1 encodes the protein MSLLSPVLLPPKVEAYLSQGERFIKWDDETTIASPVILRVDPKGYYLYWTYQSKETEFLDITSIRDTRFGKFAKIPKSQKLREVFNMDFPDNNFLLKTLTVVSGPDMVDLTFHNFVSYKENVGKNWAEDVLALAKHPLTANASRSTFLDKILVKLKMQLNPEGKIPVKNFFQMFPADRKRVEAALSACHLPKGKNDAINPEDFPESVYKSFLMNLCPRPEIDEIFTSYHAKAKPYMTKEHLTKFINQKQRDPRLNSLLFPPARPDQVRGLIDKYEPSGINVQRGQLSPEGMVWFLCGPENSVLSQDKLLLHHDMTQPLNHYFINSSHNTYLTAGQFSGLSSAEMYRQVLLAGCRCVELDCWKGKPPDEEPIITHGFTMTTDIYFKEAIEAIAESAFKTSPYPVILSFENHVDSPRQQAKMAEYCRMMFGDMLLTEPLEKFPLKPGIPLPSPEDLRGKILIKNKKNQFSGPAAPSKESGGDAEGNCPPNASVGEGTVWPGEEGEELEEEEVEEEEEEESGNLDEEEIKKMQSDEGTAGLEVTAYEEMSSLVNYIQPTKFISFELSAQKNRSYVISSFTELKAYDLLSKASVKFVDYNKRQMSRIYPKGTRMDSSNYMPQMFWNAGCQMVALNFQTMDLPMQQNMALFEFNGQSGYLLKHEFMRRPDKQFNPFSVDRIDVVVATTLSITVISGQFLSERSVRTYVEVELFGLPGDPKRRYRTRLSPSANSINPVWKEEPFVFEKILMPELASLRVAVMEEGNKFLGHRIIPINALNSGYHHLCLHSESNMPLTMPALFVFLEMKDYVPDTWADLTVALANPIKFFSAHDKKSMKLKEAMGALPEKPFPPGSPVAGQVNGPLAPVSNGSAAHPVALAAARARAGEEAAKEAAEPQTASPEELQELKGVVKLQRRHEKELRDLERRGARRREELLQRGAAQLAGLGPPGAGGCGGRRLGPGKGSRKKRTSPCDEAAGAAPQEDREGPEGADARARELKDRLELELLQQGEEQYECILKRKEQHVAEQIAKMMELAREKQAAELKTLKETLETDTKEIKKKLEAKRLERIQAMVKVTSDKMAQERLKREINNSHIQEVVQVIKQMTESLEKHQEKLEEKQAACLEQIREMEKQFQQEALAEYEARMKGLEAEVKESVRACLRGCFPSEAKDMPERPCEAFRELCEQDPLAAKFPNTEPGTLSKLPGDGCFQDPRTRLLPWPPACGGWEPDLEKLPQLSDH
- the PLCB2 gene encoding 1-phosphatidylinositol 4,5-bisphosphate phosphodiesterase beta-2 isoform X4, whose translation is MSLLSPVLLPPKVEAYLSQGERFIKWDDETTIASPVILRVDPKGYYLYWTYQSKETEFLDITSIRDTRFGKFAKIPKSQKLREVFNMDFPDNNFLLKTLTVVSGPDMVDLTFHNFVSYKENVGKNWAEDVLALAKHPLTANASRSTFLDKILVKLKMQLNPEGKIPVKNFFQMFPADRKRVEAALSACHLPKGKNDAINPEDFPESVYKSFLMNLCPRPEIDEIFTSYHAKAKPYMTKEHLTKFINQKQRDPRLNSLLFPPARPDQVRGLIDKYEPSGINVQRGQLSPEGMVWFLCGPENSVLSQDKLLLHHDMTQPLNHYFINSSHNTYLTAGQFSGLSSAEMYRQVLLAGCRCVELDCWKGKPPDEEPIITHGFTMTTDIYFKEAIEAIAESAFKTSPYPVILSFENHVDSPRQQAKMAEYCRMMFGDMLLTEPLEKFPLKPGIPLPSPEDLRGKILIKNKKNQFSGPAAPSKESGGDAEGNCPPNASVGEGTVWPGEEGEELEEEEVEEEEEEESGNLDEEEIKKMQSDEGTAGLEVTAYEEMSSLVNYIQPTKFISFELSAQKNRSYVISSFTELKAYDLLSKASVKFVDYNKRQMSRIYPKGTRMDSSNYMPQMFWNAGCQMVALNFQTMDLPMQQNMALFEFNGQSGYLLKHEFMRRPDKQFNPFSVDRIDVVVATTLSITVISGQFLSERSVRTYVEVELFGLPGDPKRRYRTRLSPSANSINPVWKEEPFVFEKILMPELASLRVAVMEEGNKFLGHRIIPINALNSGYHHLCLHSESNMPLTMPALFVFLEMKDYVPDTWADLTVALANPIKFFSAHDKKSMKLKEAMGALPEKPFPPGSPVAGQVNGPLAPVSNGSAAHPVALAAARARAGEEAAKEAAEPQTASPEELQELKGVVKLQRRHEKELRDLERRGARRREELLQRGAAQLAGLGPPGAGGCGGRRLGPGKGSRKKRTSPCDEAAGAAPQEDREGPEGADARARELKDRLELELLQQGEEQYECILKRKEQHVAEQIAKMMELAREKQAAELKTLKETLETDTKEIKKKLEAKRLERIQAMVKVTSDKMAQERLKREINNSHIQEVVQVIKQMTESLEKHQEKLEEKQAACLEQIREMEKQFQQEALAEYEARMKGLEAEVKESVRACLRGCFPSEAKDMPERPCEAFRELCEQDPLAAKAGAQESRL